In Ferroacidibacillus organovorans, one DNA window encodes the following:
- the rlmB gene encoding 23S rRNA (guanosine(2251)-2'-O)-methyltransferase RlmB — MRNQGSGRAQGFKSRSERSGRPGRSESGFRKGGDSRGSEDARRRSNSRGMPSRDPIREREGADIEAQEMEMIIGRRAVIEAIKGQRTLNKLLIQEGASGGSIGEIMALSRANGIVTQMVPKAKLDELAQNKSHQGVAAYLSAKDYVELEALIAHARAHGPGLIVLLDGLEDPHNLGSILRSAEAAGAHGVIIPKRRAVPLTGTVAKASAGALEHVQVARVGNVSQAIETLQKAGFWVYGADAEGEQAHDRVDLTEDVVLVIGNEGAGLAPLVKKRCDHLIRIPMTGKIQSLNAGVATGILLFEAVRQRRNLKSPI; from the coding sequence TTGAGAAATCAAGGATCAGGGCGAGCGCAAGGGTTTAAATCCCGCTCCGAACGCAGTGGGAGACCGGGGCGGTCAGAAAGTGGTTTTCGCAAGGGGGGCGATTCTCGCGGTTCTGAGGATGCGCGCAGAAGGAGCAACTCGCGCGGCATGCCAAGTCGCGATCCCATTCGCGAACGCGAAGGTGCAGACATCGAGGCGCAAGAAATGGAGATGATCATCGGGCGTCGCGCGGTGATCGAAGCGATCAAGGGGCAGCGAACGCTGAATAAGCTTTTGATCCAGGAAGGAGCGTCAGGCGGAAGCATCGGTGAAATCATGGCGCTTTCGCGCGCAAACGGCATCGTCACGCAAATGGTGCCAAAGGCAAAACTTGATGAGCTTGCGCAAAACAAAAGCCATCAAGGTGTCGCTGCCTATTTGAGTGCGAAGGATTATGTTGAGCTCGAAGCGCTCATCGCGCATGCCAGGGCGCATGGCCCGGGGCTGATCGTTCTTCTTGATGGCCTGGAAGACCCGCATAATCTCGGCTCGATCTTGCGCTCTGCGGAGGCTGCTGGCGCGCACGGCGTGATCATTCCGAAACGGCGCGCGGTTCCGCTTACGGGCACGGTGGCGAAAGCTTCGGCGGGTGCGCTTGAGCATGTACAGGTTGCCCGCGTCGGGAATGTGAGTCAGGCGATCGAAACATTGCAAAAAGCAGGTTTTTGGGTCTATGGGGCGGATGCAGAAGGGGAGCAGGCGCATGATCGCGTCGATTTGACGGAAGATGTTGTGCTCGTCATCGGCAATGAGGGTGCCGGGCTTGCGCCGCTCGTCAAAAAACGCTGTGACCACTTGATTCGCATCCCGATGACAGGGAAAATTCAATCGCTAAACGCTGGGGTGGCGACAGGCATCTTGTTGTTTGAAGCGGTGCGACAGCGGCGAAACCTGAAATCGCCGATCTGA
- the cysE gene encoding serine O-acetyltransferase has translation MLQSMREDVDHVMQLDPAARSRFEVYMTYAGLHAVWVYRIAHALHVRGVTTLARVLSQLARFFTGIEIHPGAVIGKGLFIDHGDGVVIGETAVIGDYVVMYQGVTLGGTGKERGKRHPTIGNHVLIATGAKILGSITVGDYAKIGAGSVVLKPVPANSTVVGIPARIVVLEGRRVDEMDQTNLPDPVSDQCEMLEDRIAKLERHIAELESKLSKAQGKTLGEDSNVYSGL, from the coding sequence ATGTTACAGAGCATGAGAGAAGATGTTGATCACGTCATGCAACTGGATCCGGCCGCTCGCTCTCGCTTTGAAGTGTACATGACCTACGCGGGGCTGCACGCGGTTTGGGTGTATCGCATCGCGCACGCCCTGCATGTTCGAGGCGTGACGACATTGGCGCGTGTCTTGTCGCAATTGGCAAGATTTTTTACGGGAATTGAAATTCATCCTGGGGCGGTCATAGGCAAGGGGTTGTTTATCGATCACGGTGACGGTGTTGTGATTGGTGAAACGGCAGTGATTGGCGACTATGTGGTCATGTATCAAGGTGTGACACTTGGAGGTACAGGCAAGGAGCGGGGCAAGCGCCATCCAACGATTGGGAACCACGTCCTGATCGCGACGGGGGCAAAAATTCTCGGTTCGATTACGGTTGGCGATTATGCGAAAATTGGCGCGGGGTCTGTCGTGCTAAAGCCAGTCCCGGCCAACTCCACGGTCGTCGGCATTCCGGCGCGCATCGTCGTTCTCGAAGGGCGGCGCGTTGATGAGATGGACCAGACAAATCTGCCCGATCCTGTGAGCGATCAGTGTGAGATGCTTGAAGACCGCATCGCAAAACTGGAACGTCACATCGCGGAACTCGAGAGTAAACTTAGCAAAGCGCAAGGGAAAACGTTGGGGGAAGATTCAAATGTCTATTCGGGTTTATAA
- the cysS gene encoding cysteine--tRNA ligase yields the protein MSIRVYNSLTGQKEPFQTLEPGVVRMYSCGPTVYNYFHIGNARAFVVFDMVRRYLRYRGYRVTFVQNFTDVDDKLIVRANELGTSVTEVADSYIEAYFQDAETLGIERADVHPRVTETMQDIIDFIASLVRAGYAYEADGDVLFETTRFPDYGKLSNQSLEDLQAGSRVEVSEKKRHVTDFTLWKAAKPGEPAWESPWGRGRPGWHIECSAMIRKYLGDHIDIHGGGHDLLFPHHENEIAQSESILGKPLAAYFMHNGYINIDNQKMSKSLGNSIFVHELAQRYDPRALRLFLLSAHYRNPINYSDEIMGQMTAALRRIDNFREHLTLRLGMDYLPEGEAMQFAAVEERLRAAMDDDFNTADALGVLFDFVREGNQYIHSSAITRKGLESYRAKLVAWLSLFGLRESDAERDEEIDRMVKEREEARKARDFARADRVREELAARGVKLEDTAQGTRWWREA from the coding sequence ATGTCTATTCGGGTTTATAACAGTCTGACGGGACAGAAGGAACCGTTTCAAACGCTTGAACCGGGCGTTGTCCGCATGTATTCTTGCGGGCCGACAGTTTACAATTATTTTCACATTGGGAATGCGCGCGCGTTTGTCGTTTTTGACATGGTGCGCAGGTACTTGCGCTATCGCGGCTACCGCGTAACGTTCGTCCAAAATTTTACGGATGTCGACGATAAGCTGATTGTGCGCGCAAACGAGTTGGGAACGAGCGTCACGGAGGTGGCCGATTCTTATATCGAGGCGTATTTTCAGGACGCGGAGACGCTCGGCATTGAACGGGCTGACGTACACCCGCGCGTCACGGAAACGATGCAGGATATCATCGACTTTATCGCGTCTTTGGTGCGCGCGGGATATGCGTATGAGGCGGACGGCGATGTGCTGTTTGAGACGACGCGTTTTCCGGATTACGGAAAACTCTCCAATCAGTCGCTCGAAGATCTCCAGGCGGGCAGTCGCGTTGAAGTCTCTGAGAAGAAACGGCACGTGACTGATTTTACGCTATGGAAAGCGGCGAAACCTGGGGAGCCAGCCTGGGAGAGTCCGTGGGGGCGCGGCCGTCCGGGATGGCATATCGAGTGCTCGGCGATGATCCGCAAATACCTTGGCGATCACATTGACATTCACGGCGGAGGTCACGACTTGCTCTTTCCGCATCATGAGAATGAGATTGCGCAGAGTGAGTCCATTCTTGGCAAACCGCTGGCTGCGTATTTTATGCACAACGGCTACATCAACATCGACAACCAAAAAATGTCGAAGTCGCTTGGCAACAGCATTTTTGTCCACGAACTCGCACAGCGGTATGACCCGCGCGCGCTTCGGCTGTTTCTCTTGTCTGCACACTATCGCAATCCGATCAATTATTCGGATGAGATCATGGGACAGATGACGGCGGCGCTTCGGCGGATCGACAATTTTCGCGAGCATCTCACACTGCGCCTTGGCATGGATTACCTGCCAGAAGGTGAAGCAATGCAATTCGCGGCAGTAGAGGAGCGCCTGCGTGCCGCGATGGACGATGACTTCAACACAGCAGACGCGCTTGGTGTTTTGTTTGATTTTGTGCGTGAAGGCAACCAGTACATTCACTCTTCCGCCATCACGCGAAAAGGGCTTGAGAGCTATCGCGCAAAGCTTGTGGCATGGCTCTCGCTCTTTGGGCTGCGTGAGAGTGATGCGGAGCGTGATGAGGAGATTGATCGCATGGTCAAGGAGCGCGAAGAAGCCCGCAAGGCGCGGGATTTTGCGCGCGCGGACCGTGTTCGCGAGGAACTCGCGGCGCGCGGCGTGAAATTGGAAGACACCGCACAGGGTACACGCTGGTGGCGAGAGGCATGA
- a CDS encoding Mini-ribonuclease 3: MMSEQEAFAVAPLALAYLGDAVWELAVRESLIAKGERQPNQLHQQALGYVKAVNQADRIRRMSERLTEREMSIFKRGRNAKSHSMPKSARMADYRHSTGLEALLGYLYLTGDQARMEELLRMLLAEPE; the protein is encoded by the coding sequence ATGATGAGTGAACAGGAGGCGTTTGCGGTCGCTCCGCTCGCGCTCGCATATCTTGGGGACGCGGTGTGGGAACTGGCCGTGCGTGAATCGCTGATTGCAAAAGGTGAGCGCCAACCGAATCAACTGCATCAACAGGCGCTCGGCTATGTGAAAGCGGTCAATCAGGCGGATCGCATCCGCCGCATGTCGGAGCGCCTGACGGAGCGGGAGATGTCCATTTTCAAGCGTGGCCGAAACGCGAAGAGCCACTCCATGCCAAAGTCGGCACGGATGGCCGACTATCGGCATAGCACGGGGCTTGAGGCGCTATTGGGGTACCTCTATTTGACCGGGGATCAAGCGCGGATGGAAGAGCTTCTTCGGATGCTTCTTGCGGAGCCTGAGTGA
- the sigH gene encoding RNA polymerase sporulation sigma factor SigH, translating into MAMEIPVTLERDLSDIPDELLVECVRIGDDDALLSLIHRYKSFVRGKARSYFLIGADREDIVQEGMIGLYKAIRDFRDDKLSSFKAFAELCVTRQIITAIKTATRQKHVPLNSYISLDKPIYEEDSDRTLMDVIGGARVTDPEELFIHQEEFSAIEGKMAELLSGLERDVLMLYLDGRSYQEIAEDLQRHVKSIDNALQRVKRKLEKYLEDRFL; encoded by the coding sequence ATGGCTATGGAAATCCCCGTTACTCTGGAGCGAGATCTCTCTGACATCCCTGATGAACTGCTGGTGGAGTGTGTACGGATCGGTGACGATGACGCACTGCTCAGTCTGATTCATCGCTACAAGTCATTTGTGCGCGGGAAGGCAAGATCGTATTTCCTCATCGGGGCGGATCGCGAAGACATTGTTCAAGAAGGCATGATTGGGCTCTACAAGGCGATTCGCGATTTTCGCGATGACAAACTCTCGTCGTTCAAAGCGTTCGCAGAGCTGTGTGTGACACGCCAGATCATCACGGCGATCAAGACGGCGACGCGGCAGAAACACGTTCCCCTCAACTCCTATATTTCGCTGGACAAGCCTATATACGAAGAAGATTCGGATCGCACGCTCATGGATGTCATTGGCGGCGCGCGCGTCACTGACCCGGAGGAGCTGTTCATTCACCAGGAAGAATTCTCTGCGATTGAGGGCAAGATGGCAGAGCTTCTGAGTGGGCTTGAGCGGGATGTTTTGATGCTCTATCTCGATGGACGTTCGTATCAAGAGATCGCGGAAGATTTGCAGCGTCATGTCAAAAGCATTGACAATGCGCTTCAACGCGTCAAACGGAAACTGGAAAAGTACCTGGAAGACCGCTTTTTGTAA